The segment AGGACCAAGTAGCCGGCgaaatagaccgattgcgctccgtgcTAACGGTAAACAAACACAGCGTACTGCATTCAAACGTGCGTTAAAAAGACATAATTACTGTTGTAATTTTCGGCTAAAAAGGGACTTAATTGTCAAAATCATCACTGAcgaatattccggagtttgtaaaatgagaccttaccggtggctgaacaatgccagtaatgggtaaacacagttctACCAAGTAGGACATTTCAAGAGAATTTtaacacgatgtcatgtgtttgtgcaagGAAAGTGTGGTTTTTCATTGCCCTCGTTGTAATGATTTTGATGCCaacattttcaatgaaaatctcattaagaagctgcaaatccctttattttcaccctcaaaatatttgataagaaggggtagctgtcagctatgagtAGGACAACTTTGCGATCTCCCTCGTCATTGCCCAACTTaacgccgtgcacaacgcaaaatccacggcacgtgagctcgctcaaacctcagtatTACGTATAGTCTAACcaatactctcaaaagaaacctcttttgtagtaaaAATACTGGgaacatcaaacagcaaatgtgatttaaatcaatgccacaatattcaactttataaaagggctccgtttttagttttaatttttatttattgaaaatacagccaataTTGGTCCATCGGCACGAGTCTTCCCATGtatttactgtgtagctgtgtttttctatacccagTATAGgccacgtgatcacatgtaaaaattggtagcgcaatcggtctagtGCCGGCAGCCGGTCGGTGCTTCTCGACAACACTGTGTGTGAAAGTTCTGACTTTTACAACGATTCTTAAAAGTGACCGAGTTTCAAATCGATATTTAGTGTAAGTTGTTTTTATGATCCGTGTTCCGGTTGTCGGATTGTTGTGTTTTATCCACTTAAACATACGCAAAGTTCTATCGTGAATAAAGAGATTTctgaccaccccccccccttccgtCCCTCACCTGAACTAACTTGTGAACTATACATCTACTGTTTTCAGACTtccttgtttattttgtcatttattttcataatctTCTAAAGTGTAACGGGAGTAGAAACTGCTGAAGTGTTTAGAACAACAATTTCGCATGACTGTGCAGACGGACAACTTGAATGTGAAGTTACAAAGTGAGTCGTACCTTTtgctttgtaaataacttatgacATCGTCAGCGTGAAAGTTCATCTGTGTTGGTATTTAgatacaattttgatttaactcttgatcacaacactgaaaataatttcataCCTGAAATTTTCGACCGACACTTCGGTCTTCATCAGCAGGATGACGCGGATGTTGAACCCGTGACCTCGCGGACACGTGATCCCAAGACACTTATTTTCATAATCTTCTAAAGTGTAACGGGAGTAGAAACTGCTCAAATGTTTAGAACAACAATTTCGCATGACTGTGCAGACGGACAACTTGAATGTGAAGTTATAAAGTGAGTCGTACCTTTtgctttgtaaataacttatgatATCGTCAGCGTGAAAGTTCATCTGTGTTGGTATTTAgatacaattttgatttaactcttgatcacaacactgaaaataatttcataCCTGAAATTTTCGACCGACACTTCGGTCTTCATCAGCAGGATGACGCGGATGTTGAACCCGTGAACTCGCGGACACGTGATCCCAAGACCGCGTCATAGACTCCTGGGGGCTTGTACCGCCCTCCGTCTCGTTTCAGGGAGGGTTTGATGTAGGCTGCCTCCCTAACTCCCCTTTGGAAGTATATTGCGTCTCTGTTTAGAATAGTTAGTTTGGAAATGTCTACAGTGTGGCCAGGTGATTCTATATGGATGTGTTGGGAAACCTTTGAAGAGGACGAACTGGGGCGGCGGTGCTCAAAATACCTAGTCTTGAGCGATCTCTCGGTTTCTTCGATGTAGGTTTCTGTGCATTGGCCGTGTCTGGTCTGTCCTTGACAAGGGATTTGGTAGACCACTCCCATATGGTCCTTCTTGGCTGTTTTGTCCTTGGGTTATACGAGTAgttgtcttaaagccattatacactttcggtaaaaagtattgtccacccaaacttcgtgtatcacaacttgtatatagaACAACAAagatgtgaaaatttaggctcaatcggtcatcggagtcgggagaaaataacgggaaaacccactgttgtttccgcgcgtttcgccgtgtcatgacatgtgtttaaaataaatccgtaattctcgctaaagagaatttatattgttttactgttttctcaaaaagtaaagcctttcatggactaatatttcaagagaagtctttcaccattaccttctgtaaaccctgttaattatttgtaaatctgtgaacttttatttttttttctgtaccgaaagggtccaatggctttaaggtaatTGTGGGTTTGAAGCACGTGTTAATGCTGTATGAAGCAAATATTCTTCTAAGGGCTTCCGATGTTCCTTTGATGTATGGGAGGACCACCAGTGGTTTCTTCTTTCGCGGCTGGTCAGGTTGTGGgatgttatttgtttttgtattcatcGGGTTGGTGACCCTCTTAAAGGCCCACTTAGGATACCACCCTTCTGTAGAGATCAGTGGAGGTGACGCTTTTCGTTGTCCTTCTCGATCTTGTTGGTGATGATGGAGTCAGCCCGATGACACTTAAAAGTGTTCTGATGACACCCAATTTATGTTCGACTTGGTGATTGGAACTAAAAATGAGATATTGGTCTGTGTGGGTGAGTAGGTTTGCAGTAGATTTGTATTTCTAAGCTGCCATCCTCATGAATCTTGGTCAGTGTGTCTAGGAATGCAAGGGTTTTGTTGTCCTCTCTTTCGGTGGTGAATTTGATGTCAGAATCCAGAAAGACGTACCTATACCACAGGCTGGAAATGGCTCGTTGTTCAAGCTATTCCATGTAGAGGTTGCATATGATGGGTGACACTGGCAATCCTATGGCCGcaccatgtatttgtttttagaatgtgccattgtacacaaaataagtACAACTCGGGCATGCTTTGAGGCTAGGAGTTGGACAACCTGACAAGGTGAAAGTCGTGTTCTTTCACTCAATCCTGTATCTTATTCCATTTAAAGGGACAaaccggctcaccgtttacgcaatttaggggtgtagaatcctaaataatgtttttatagatggttgctgtaaaaaaaaatcattaaaatgtcACGTTTACgaaaaatgatttttaaaaaccaaagcggtaaaaggccagcgtatacgtgtgtccagccgttgcaactgtcaaatcttcgtgacattgtcgcacgatgttgtaagtagactggtgctttgtttatagcaacgttttactatgacgcagcataaggatccagtctatccatacAACCAGCCGAACGgatcaggcaaatccttcgacgatggaggtagaccttcgtgcttcgacgcacatccaaagatcgtcacgaagaacacaaagaaactaacccagaatatgatgggatagggacaagtaaataaagcattcctgGCCCCAATAAACTAGGCATACTACCGCAtagccatgatgcagtttggaatCCGATCGTGGCGTTATgtgctcccgacgtgccaggacccaatttcataatgccttcATAGTGGCACAAAATTTGcctagcacaaaatagtattgcaaaGCTGACTGATTACCagcaaaattttaattaaatttgaaaacttttggctggtgcccgactaaatttttaaacagtaaagacaatttgtaagcagtattttctgctaaacagatgaAACTGATCAATGGGCCCTGTTCACAGTGAAAGATTTTTTATCTCGGTGGGAGGGGGGAGACTgcatcttgagggattcaaaagcgtccttgttagaatgtattttgaaacgtaagcgtagctgcaaatcttgaaacgtaagcctagcttgactctggattgaaagcgtacctgtTGATTATAACGTAACTGGAACCTAAACATATCTTGgattgtataagcgtagctgagtagctgcgtagcttgaaacgtaaccatttcttttggaacgtaaccatattttttggaacgtaagcatatccgtggtacgtaagcgtagctgggtattttggaacgtaaacgtagctgcgtatgaaacgtaagcctagcttgactcgggattgaaagcgtaccttttgattatagcgtaactggaaCCTAATTGTATCTTGGATTAAGCGTAGCCGAGAAGCTGTGCAGCTTGGAAcataaccatatcttttggaacgtaagcatatccgtggtacgtaagcgtagctgggtattttggaacgtaaacgtagctgcgtatgaaacgtaagcctagcttgactcgggattgaaagcgtaccttttgattatagcgtaactggaaCCTAATTGTATCTTGGATtaagcgtagcttggaacgtaaccatatcttttggaacgtaaccattttttttggaacgtaagcatatcttggaacgtaagcgtagctgattattttggaacgtaaacgtagctgcgtatggaacgtaagtGTTTAACTTGACttaggattgaaagcgtaccttttgttattatagcgtaacttgaaggaatgtaagcaaaacttggaatgtaagcgtagctgagtagctgtgtagcttagAACGTAACCTTAtctttggaacgtaagcatatcttggaacgtaagcgtagcttgactcgggcttgaaaacgtacctgttgatattatagcgtaactcaTTTgaggaacgtaagcgtagctgagcatctgcgtagcttggaacagaaccaaataatacctcaacaatctcaaaaataacacttcattcacagaattaaaaaattatatttttttgacaaaaaaatgctttgatgaaattttttttatcaatatttttgtttcaaccttttacaaaattcttattCACCTGTCCTGTTTTACGATCGGGGCTccgttttttgttatcctttttttcttctttgtaaaacattttttaagctactcacacaaacactgtcaatataacaaaatgcggtattcctacgttttgacatagtcaatcttttttaattacctgaaaactcataacaaaaagaaacttGGAGCCATTAAACAAAACAGCGCATtatgcgatcataagaaataacggaatcgacacgaggtgtaccgactgacaaatccacgatgacaaacatgtactttgatgtctggctcccaacccctcccaagctaACGGCGAGACCCGCACGCTTGGAGTTCATAGCGCCTgggattacacctccagccccccacgagacacggcatgcgCGGTATGGTATAATGCCCCGAGGCTTACGTtctgattgctccacgccgtggggccatataacaagcttccgttacacggactctttgaatgcgaatctcacgttagatttttcaccattatttacattttgtagcgataatttgaatacatgatctttttcgtcaattattctttaatagttttgtaaaaaaaagatttaaatttggttaagtaagttacttttagacggctggaagtaaaactagcccggaaggtcacgtgattgtttgtaccactttttggttagaacaatcacgcgacctgcgtttttgtcttaaaatgctcaaaaacggctaagtttgatgatttttttaaggactgttcttcttcattcctggaagaccgttgaagtcatatcttagtctattttgtagcccaaatagcccaattcggccggtgtgtccctttaagtttgAACGATAGGGGCTTTGTCCACCGGAACGGAAGTGAATAGGGCTGTGACGTTATATGACCTTAGCTCTTCATCTTCATCCACTTTGTTGTTCTTGATGATGTCCGCAAAGTGTTTTGAGTTGGCTATGTGATGTTCGGTGTCTCGTACTAGTGGTGACAATATCCCTGCAATATCCCTGCTATGAGCTTGTATGTGATGGTTCCTATGCTGCTAACTATAGGCCTGAGTGggatgatgttttgtttgtgtaccTTCGGCAAACTATAGAATTTTGGCGGTGTCTCTGTGGTGGGGTAAAGCTGTCGATATTCAATCCCAGGAGTCTATGACGCGGTCTTGGGATCACGTGTCCGCGAGGTCACGGGTTCAATATCCGCGTCATCCTGCTGATGAAGACCAGAAATTATTACCAGTGTTGTGATCAAGAGTTAAATCAAATTGTGTGTTATTACATCGTCGTTTGCATGATGTTAAATTTAACTTCTCTGCAGTGTTTTAtagttttcttcttttactAAGATAGGGAAATTTGATTTTCTTGACATATAGGTCTACCCTTCAGTATCGTCAGCATCAAATAAAGAAAAACCGATGTTGTAAAGGTTGGATTCAAATCGGGAACAACTGCTCACTCCGTAAGTAATTTTACCCACATGCTCCAATAAAATTTGCGCCTAATTCAGTCTACCCGCAACCCATGCGTTATAATGAGCTTTTGCCCGGTTTTATCTGTAGGGTTTGGTGTGGTTTTTCATGCGTAACCTCGGCTTGAATATATAATTAGTCCGAAGGGCTTCtaaaattcagtctttttcggccttatctgaaaagtatttacagaaataatgtagcagtacattgaaataatttttgtatgaaatacatcggtgcaactcaaattttaaaaagagaaatttgtacgtaaaaaattgcttcaaaaagaaagaaaacaagtcacaaaaacacgacaGATTGTATATATTTGAGGCCAATTCTTGTAGCTTCAAACAATTCATTACAATTAGACAGTCTGGTGGGTTGCCCGGGGCATGGAGGATAGTTTATTTCGTGGTCGGAATCAGTTTTGATAACAATTGTATGAGATTTTGCGGATTGGATTACTACCGGAGATCAGTACTATTCTTGCAATATATTACGATTTCGCAGATTGGATTTCTTCCGGAGCTCGATTTTCTAAGGGGTTCTTTCAGATGTAAAATCCAGTTTGCTTTTATTGGTTGCATTTGTGTAAAACTGACCATAACATGGATTTAAGATCATTATGTGTATTCAATTAGAATAAATGGCTGCTTAAGCCACTCAGTACGAACGAAGTGCCTATATAATACTTCATTTTCGTCTAATTTATTATGACAACAAACAACAAGTATTGCGGCACTTCGTTTGTActatatattatattttttctttgtttcttgtagttttttttttgatttgtttttcagcGTGCACAGATAACACGTTTGGATTAAATTGCTCAGAAACTTGCAATTGCACATCTCCCAATACCTACTGTAGCCCAGTCAGCGGTTGTAAATGTGAGGCTGGCTGGAAAGAACCAAACTGCAGTTCACCATGTGATCATGGCTCTTTTGGATATGCCTGCCAGAAGAATTGCACCTGTCTAAACGATGCGCCTTGTGATCCTGTAAGTGGGTCGTGTAACTGCACTCCTGGTTGGATAGGGTCATACTGCAACGTCAAATGTCCAGCTGGTCGCTATGGTAATGACTGTCGTGAGAATTGTAGTTGTCTAGAAGGAGCTGTATGTGATCCAGTTAATGGAAGTTGTTCTTGTCAGCCCGATAGGATCGATCCTAACTGCACTCTCCTTGAAGAGTCTACAACTCATCAAAAGAAAGTCTTGCAAGAAAGTTACCCTCCAGGAAGTGGCAGTACTGTTGGTGAGTGAAAACTCTGGAAATAGGAACAAATCATTGgggaaaatattgtattttttctcATTTTAATAAATTCACACACGTACGTGTTTTAGAACAtaacacattttgacacatgATTTAGAGTTGGCATTAATTGTTCACTGTTTTGTAATTTCTTTCAAGGTTCCCCAAAACTTGCATTGGTTGCCGTTTCCGGCGTTAGTTTTGCTGTTGGAATAGCAATTGGGTTAATCATTTGTGTATCATACAAACGATACAGGAGTTCCATGTCCAtgtaagtaaacaaaatcaagatttaaaatataaattacgaATTTGAAATTCATTCAACGTTTCAACCATGCACATTGTTTGGATGTTGTTGCTGTTCGATCATGGAAATTATGTGACTATAAGTAAGGGAATGAAAGGGTAGCGACTCGTTATTTCACGGCCGTTTAGAACCGGCAGGGTCTTGCCGTGTAATAAAGACCTGAGCCGatggcgagggcctttatcacacggcaacgaccctgcaaggcccgtaacaagaaacgtcttgcaccaagactagcgcggagtatccgctcacaaccggttataaacactggtcattatcaaaggtttaaacacccccacgtgacgcgcactccaccaacaggaatagcgaaactgtctgaggtatttatgatttAACTAGTAAGGAAGGAAACAGGGTATATCTTTATAATGAATGTCGATGAATGTTTTCTCTTTCGTTGATTTAAATGCTTATAATATTTTCCAGGCGAGCCAGTATAGAAGGCGTCACTGATGCTCAACAAGAAACCGATGGTCGAGGTCGGAACAGAGGTAGGAAACCTACAACTGTAGGCCAACTAATTATGATAACTCATCAAATAAACAAAGTCTCACTCATTCATCTGCCCGAGTTAAATTtggttataaaataataatataggttttcccggtcaATTTCCCCCAAAATACGTTCATTTTGATTTTCAATAATTCGATTTCACTCGATTTTTACGCACCAGAGCAAAGTAgggtttctttttccttttgaaagcattcaatttaattttgtggACAATCGGgactttgtgtttattattagtTTACGTTAAGGATAATTTTATTTCGTTTGGTGCATTCAAACCTCCAGTGTTTGCATTATTGGATGACATTCTTTTCGAGTCTTTGCACTTTTATAGCATTCAAATTTAAGGGCTGTGGAGCGCACAAACATGTGACAGTGTTTTTCCTCTCTTATTTGTTTAGTCACTCATGTTCATGAAGTGattaattcaaatttaaatgaTCGGTAATTTCATCTAAGGTCCTTTATCATTTATATTCTGGCTGCAAACTTTGAAAGTAACAAAGTGAATAAGCTGGatcacaaaacataaaaacataaaaggattaatgatttgttttgttcgttTAATCATTacatttgtttaaaactttCAACAGCAAAAAGATGCAAGAGTCTGACGTTcaaatctttctcaaaggctactGTAATGtcagtttaaaggatttgggtactttttcaatatgtccatagatttacattaaacttttagggtttgaagataatgaaagtggAAAActccccttcaaatattacttactgaggtgctgtagtttttgagaaattagtaaaacaatgtcatgaaaatacgtttgtaaatgattaaaataattttcgtctcatgagacgaaaattattttcttgacattgtattactcatttcccaaaaactacagcacctcagctagtaatatttccggggaagctttctactatcattatcttcaaactgtgtacaggtTTTACACTCgcgtgctcactctttgacagtatCTCCCCCTAAAATtagatccgcacttgaagatgctgtcaacccaaaaggttctactgctgctcacattttacagatgttctgttccattctgtatgcctcttattggcctaagatgaCACCACAGatcatctagaatgcaaaattttcccgggccctttaAAGGTTTCGCATTCGTGAGCTCACTCTTCGACAGATTTTCaccctaaaacttggttcatagatccgcacttgaagatgctgtcaacccaaaaaGTTCTGCTGCTCAcattacagatgttctgttccattctgacagat is part of the Asterias rubens unplaced genomic scaffold, eAstRub1.3, whole genome shotgun sequence genome and harbors:
- the LOC117306362 gene encoding multiple epidermal growth factor-like domains protein 10, producing the protein MSLSTLQYRQHQIKKNRCCKGWIQIGNNCSLPCTDNTFGLNCSETCNCTSPNTYCSPVSGCKCEAGWKEPNCSSPCDHGSFGYACQKNCTCLNDAPCDPVSGSCNCTPGWIGSYCNVKCPAGRYGNDCRENCSCLEGAVCDPVNGSCSCQPDRIDPNCTLLEESTTHQKKVLQESYPPGSGSTVGSPKLALVAVSGVSFAVGIAIGLIICVSYKRYRSSMSMRASIEGVTDAQQETDGRGRNRGATQSGLQIAESGALLVSTESSKQPESATSTENTDVAHMYETTITQSDDRTRNLLKGAPSSVSHNLKDHSKVPPPTANTSYAEDEDAYCDMGEVSTPLQVISVHNKHSGGIEHTYYQRNKHSGGIEHTYYQRNNNL